The DNA region TGCAAGTTCAGCGCGCAGGCGGAGATCAAACGCGGCGATGCGTTCACGATGCTGGCGGGGCGCGCGGACAGGCAGTTCGAATATATTTACATCGCGCCGCCGCAATATAAGCAGATGTGGTCGAATGCGTTGAAGTTGGTGGACGACCACATGGATTGGCTGACGGAAGACGGCACGGTCATCGTGCAGATCGACCCATCGGAATTCGAAGAGGTGGAATTGAATAATCTCGTAGAAGGCGAGCAGAGAAAGTACGGCAGTACCCTGCTGGTCTTTTATGACCGTGCATGAGCGTTGACCCAGTTATGTGCGGTATGTATAATTTATTTATTGGTCTTAATTCATTTTACCTCTAGCAGGTAACGTAGACCATTGAGCGTTTTCTTTGCAAAAAAAAATGAAATCATAGGGAATCTACAATGTCATCTTCTGATTTTTTCACGGGTTTATCCGTTATATTGGCCGCTATGTCGTTAATAGCAACTGTCATTGGATGGACAATCACATATAAACGCCAAAAAGAAATTCTGGAGAGACAAATCTCCGCAAATTTGGAAAAAGAAAAAATTTCTCTATTGATAAATATGACCTTGAGCGAAATTGAGAAAGTCAGAAATTGGATAAATAAGGGATTCAGAATAGTTAGACTTATCGAAAATATAAAAAGCGATAAAGATAAAGCGGAATTAATCGAAATTGAAAAGGCGTGGGATGTTGAAGGAAATGAAATTCTCCACACTTGTTTTTATCTGGATAAAAAGTCAAAAACAACTCACTTAAGACACAAAGAAGATTATCTAGAAAATTTTGTT from Anaerolineales bacterium includes:
- the rsmD gene encoding 16S rRNA (guanine(966)-N(2))-methyltransferase RsmD, producing MSLRVISGSAKGRKLASVPGDTTRPVMDRVKEALFNILAGDVIDSNWWDLFAGTGAIGIEALSRGAASVRFTDLNRLPIETVKHNVEHCKFSAQAEIKRGDAFTMLAGRADRQFEYIYIAPPQYKQMWSNALKLVDDHMDWLTEDGTVIVQIDPSEFEEVELNNLVEGEQRKYGSTLLVFYDRA